A region of Chitinophaga horti DNA encodes the following proteins:
- a CDS encoding AraC family transcriptional regulator → MTEKEIENKKGSHKNIWYGIGRHRIEIPKTVLKAQVQNNNLMKHLHIRSIGYYPKAQDHYTYRKKGLPESFIFYCVDGHGWFQVKGKRYEVGPNEFFILPHNTEHAYGSSEDSPWSIYWIHFGGESLQEFNDMLTVQKHFEPMYIKNNGDIIPLFNKIYKTLELGYSLDNLHFANMCLVQFINLFIYNTRHYEASMTDKSDCVDNAILYMQERINDKISLDELVKQFNYSVSRFSNLFKQKTGYAPIDYFVQLKMQKACQQLDFTNRSVKDIAFSIGFDDPYYFSRRFRAVIGMSPKKYRLLNNDQRKSPA, encoded by the coding sequence ATGACCGAGAAAGAGATTGAAAACAAAAAAGGATCTCACAAAAACATCTGGTATGGTATTGGCCGACACCGTATCGAGATCCCAAAGACCGTTTTAAAAGCACAGGTGCAGAACAACAACCTGATGAAGCACCTGCACATCCGCTCCATCGGGTACTATCCGAAAGCGCAGGACCACTACACTTACCGCAAAAAAGGATTACCGGAGAGTTTTATCTTTTATTGCGTGGACGGCCACGGCTGGTTCCAGGTAAAGGGAAAACGATATGAAGTAGGGCCCAACGAATTCTTTATCCTTCCGCATAATACCGAACATGCTTATGGCAGTAGTGAAGATTCGCCCTGGAGTATTTACTGGATTCACTTTGGCGGGGAGTCGCTGCAGGAATTTAATGATATGTTAACCGTGCAGAAACACTTCGAACCGATGTATATCAAGAATAATGGCGATATTATCCCGCTGTTTAACAAGATTTACAAAACACTCGAACTGGGCTACAGCCTTGATAATCTGCACTTCGCCAACATGTGCCTGGTGCAGTTCATCAACCTGTTCATCTACAACACGCGCCATTACGAGGCGAGTATGACGGATAAGTCTGACTGCGTGGACAATGCCATCCTGTATATGCAGGAGCGTATTAATGATAAGATATCGCTGGACGAGCTGGTGAAACAGTTCAACTATTCCGTCTCGCGTTTCTCCAATCTTTTTAAACAGAAGACGGGTTATGCGCCCATTGATTATTTTGTGCAACTGAAAATGCAAAAGGCTTGTCAGCAGCTGGATTTTACGAACCGTTCGGTGAAAGATATCGCTTTTAGTATTGGGTTCGACGACCCGTATTACTTTTCGCGCCGTTTCCGGGCGGTAATCGGGATGTCGCCTAAGAAATACCGTTTACTGAACAACGACCAGCGTAAATCACCGGCCTGA
- a CDS encoding sialate O-acetylesterase, giving the protein MITILKSRALTALLLCFTLAAAQPLAAKVRLPYFFGDNMVLQQQTDAAIWGWAQPGSMVKLTTSWNKKSYTQKADANGKWKLKVATPVAGGPYNITISDGTALTLNNVLIGEVWLCSGQSNMDMPMKGFRDQPIQGSNDAVFNSANDKIRLFSMPRSVQLHAQDTAKSSSWKAASPESVANFSAAGYYFGRILQQRLNVPVGLVCITYGGSPAEAFMSGKALEAFPDIPVPVADTPKLTNKNATTLYNGMLHPFIGYAIKGCLWYQGESNADRPDQYETLFPAMVKSWREEFGIGDFPFYFVQIAPFRYTTLPDAEQGKRNSAYLRDAQRKAAHAIPNSGMVVVMDVPDEKNIHPANKEVIGKRFAYMALAKTYGHKGFGYTSPDFDSLLVNGNTATIKFKDAPNGLTSFGKPLQGFEVAGADKKFYPAKAVIKTGTVQVSAAEVATPVAVRYAFRDFTVGDLFSTEGFPVSSFRTDNW; this is encoded by the coding sequence ATGATAACCATTTTAAAGAGCCGTGCACTAACGGCTTTGTTACTTTGCTTTACCCTGGCTGCCGCGCAGCCCCTCGCCGCAAAAGTGCGGCTCCCCTACTTCTTTGGAGACAATATGGTGCTGCAACAACAAACAGATGCCGCCATCTGGGGTTGGGCGCAACCCGGTAGTATGGTAAAACTTACGACCTCCTGGAATAAAAAGTCGTACACGCAAAAGGCCGATGCCAATGGTAAGTGGAAGTTGAAAGTCGCTACACCCGTAGCGGGCGGACCTTACAACATTACGATTTCTGACGGCACGGCGCTCACCCTCAACAACGTATTGATCGGTGAGGTTTGGCTTTGCAGCGGGCAGTCTAACATGGATATGCCGATGAAAGGCTTTCGTGACCAGCCAATACAAGGATCGAACGACGCTGTATTTAATAGCGCTAATGATAAGATCAGGTTGTTCAGCATGCCTCGCTCCGTACAGCTACACGCCCAGGACACGGCTAAAAGCAGCAGCTGGAAGGCCGCCAGTCCGGAATCTGTCGCTAACTTCAGTGCAGCAGGTTATTATTTCGGGCGGATATTACAGCAACGTTTAAACGTACCCGTTGGACTGGTATGCATTACATATGGCGGGTCGCCGGCTGAAGCTTTTATGAGCGGCAAGGCACTGGAAGCATTCCCCGATATTCCTGTTCCGGTTGCAGACACCCCGAAGCTGACTAACAAGAACGCCACTACGCTTTATAACGGTATGCTGCATCCTTTCATTGGTTACGCCATCAAAGGCTGCCTTTGGTACCAGGGCGAATCGAACGCCGATCGCCCCGATCAGTATGAAACGTTGTTTCCCGCGATGGTAAAGTCCTGGCGCGAAGAGTTCGGGATTGGCGACTTCCCTTTCTATTTTGTACAGATTGCGCCCTTCCGTTACACGACGCTGCCTGATGCGGAACAAGGAAAACGTAATTCCGCTTACCTCCGCGACGCACAACGTAAAGCGGCGCATGCCATTCCGAACAGTGGCATGGTCGTAGTCATGGATGTGCCGGATGAAAAGAATATTCACCCTGCAAACAAAGAAGTAATCGGCAAACGTTTTGCCTATATGGCTTTGGCGAAAACCTATGGACACAAAGGTTTTGGCTACACCAGCCCGGATTTCGATTCGCTGTTGGTAAATGGGAATACTGCCACGATCAAATTTAAAGATGCGCCCAACGGGCTCACTTCATTTGGAAAACCATTGCAAGGTTTCGAGGTCGCCGGTGCGGACAAAAAATTCTATCCCGCGAAAGCGGTGATCAAAACCGGCACCGTGCAAGTGTCAGCGGCGGAGGTAGCTACACCAGTGGCCGTACGTTATGCGTTCAGGGATTTCACTGTTGGTGATCTGTTTAGCACAGAAGGTTTCCCAGTATCGAGTTTCCGGACAGATAACTGGTAG
- a CDS encoding aldo/keto reductase, producing MSNIEQRKLGSQGLTVSQIGLGCMGMTVFTSGMEVYGASDESEAIATLHRSLELGVSFLDTADTYGPNLNERLIAKAVAGKRHRYTIATKFGYEIDADEQLTWQINGKKSYVKSAVERSLRALNTDYIDLYYMHRLDPNTPIEETVGAMSDLVKEGKVKYIGLSEVGSDTIRRAHAVHPVTALQSEYSIFERSIEEEGIIDTLNQLGIGLVAYSPLGRGYLTGSIQREQDLPPGDFRRNMPRFQGDQLMKNVTLANALGEMAKEKGISPAQLAVAWVLANGHVPIPGTRKVKNLEQNVAAAAVKLSMEDMRKLESIVPIGAVHGERYDATSMSIVGK from the coding sequence ATGAGCAATATCGAACAAAGGAAACTGGGGAGCCAGGGATTAACCGTTTCGCAGATTGGCCTGGGTTGTATGGGTATGACTGTTTTTACGAGCGGTATGGAAGTATACGGGGCCTCCGACGAGTCGGAAGCAATAGCCACATTACATCGCTCGCTGGAGCTGGGTGTGAGCTTCCTCGATACGGCAGACACATATGGACCTAATCTGAACGAGCGTCTGATTGCTAAAGCAGTGGCAGGAAAAAGGCATCGGTACACCATCGCAACGAAGTTTGGCTATGAAATCGATGCGGACGAGCAGCTTACCTGGCAGATCAATGGCAAAAAGAGCTATGTAAAGTCGGCGGTAGAACGCTCTTTGAGGGCACTTAACACAGACTATATAGATTTGTATTACATGCATCGCCTGGATCCTAATACGCCTATCGAAGAAACAGTGGGGGCAATGTCCGACCTTGTAAAGGAAGGTAAGGTGAAGTACATTGGCCTGTCGGAAGTGGGAAGCGATACCATACGCCGCGCACACGCTGTACACCCCGTTACAGCGCTGCAATCAGAATATTCTATTTTCGAGCGCAGTATTGAAGAGGAGGGTATTATTGATACGCTTAATCAGTTGGGCATCGGCCTGGTGGCCTATTCGCCGCTCGGCAGGGGATACCTGACAGGCAGCATCCAGCGTGAACAAGATTTGCCCCCGGGTGATTTTCGCAGGAATATGCCTCGCTTCCAGGGGGATCAACTGATGAAAAACGTAACGCTGGCAAACGCACTTGGAGAAATGGCGAAGGAAAAGGGAATCAGCCCGGCCCAGCTGGCGGTTGCCTGGGTACTGGCGAACGGCCATGTACCCATCCCCGGTACAAGGAAAGTTAAAAACCTGGAACAGAACGTGGCCGCCGCCGCCGTAAAGTTATCGATGGAAGATATGCGCAAATTGGAGTCAATCGTACCGATTGGAGCCGTCCATGGTGAAAGATATGATGCTACATCGATGAGCATTGTCGGTAAATA